From the genome of Paucidesulfovibrio longus DSM 6739, one region includes:
- the lepB gene encoding signal peptidase I, with amino-acid sequence MTFNKQSAAVDDPVAKLREWVEAILIAVVLALFIRSFVVQAFKIPSGSMLETLQIGDHLLVSRFAYDLKVPFTDISILSTGDPQHGDVIVFEYPEDPSKDFIKRVIGVPGDTIEIKNKIVYRNGEALIEPYVRHSDPRILPSRRDFVATFTVPEGQYFVLGDNRDDSRDSRFWGFVGRDAIVGKALVLYWSWNGEDMSVRWNRIGDLVE; translated from the coding sequence ATGACGTTCAACAAACAGTCCGCAGCGGTCGACGATCCCGTGGCCAAGCTCCGGGAGTGGGTCGAGGCCATCCTCATCGCCGTGGTCCTGGCCCTGTTCATCCGCTCCTTCGTGGTCCAGGCCTTCAAGATTCCGTCCGGCTCCATGCTGGAAACGCTCCAGATCGGCGACCACCTGCTGGTGAGCCGCTTCGCCTACGACCTCAAGGTGCCGTTCACGGACATCTCGATCCTCTCCACGGGCGACCCGCAGCACGGCGACGTGATCGTCTTCGAATATCCGGAAGACCCCTCCAAGGATTTCATCAAGCGCGTCATCGGCGTTCCCGGCGACACCATCGAGATCAAGAACAAGATCGTCTACCGCAACGGCGAAGCGCTCATCGAGCCCTACGTGCGCCATTCGGACCCGCGCATCCTGCCCAGCCGCCGCGACTTCGTGGCCACCTTCACCGTGCCGGAGGGCCAATACTTCGTGCTCGGCGACAACCGCGACGACTCCCGCGACTCCCGCTTCTGGGGCTTCGTGGGCCGCGACGCCATCGTGGGCAAGGCCCTGGTGCTCTACTGGTCCTGGAACGGCGAGGACATGAGCGTGCGCTGGAACCGCATCGGCGATCTGGTGGAATAA
- a CDS encoding L-2-amino-thiazoline-4-carboxylic acid hydrolase — protein sequence MTKITQLDRRVLEAQVLRRVYDEAVRLHGPDEALELVRAVQERSAFEAGRDFAAAAPEKPCLDHFLTVLDLWRAGGAIAVADFKRDANSASFRVRRCLYVESYRALGMPEALLPLLSCARDEPFARGYSDRLRMERPETIAAGNPACLFRFVWEPEED from the coding sequence ATGACGAAGATCACCCAGCTCGACCGCCGCGTGTTGGAGGCCCAGGTGCTGCGCCGCGTCTACGACGAAGCCGTGCGCCTGCACGGGCCGGACGAGGCCCTGGAACTCGTGCGCGCCGTCCAGGAACGTTCGGCCTTCGAGGCCGGGCGCGATTTCGCGGCGGCGGCTCCCGAGAAGCCCTGCCTGGACCACTTTCTGACCGTGCTCGACCTCTGGCGGGCGGGCGGGGCCATTGCCGTGGCCGATTTCAAGCGGGACGCGAACAGCGCCTCGTTCCGCGTGCGCCGCTGCCTCTACGTGGAGAGCTACCGCGCCCTGGGCATGCCGGAAGCGCTCTTGCCGCTGCTTTCCTGCGCGCGGGACGAGCCTTTTGCGCGGGGCTATTCGGATCGGCTGCGCATGGAACGGCCCGAAACCATCGCCGCCGGAAACCCGGCCTGCCTGTTCCGGTTCGTCTGGGAGCCCGAAGAGGACTAG
- a CDS encoding sensor domain-containing diguanylate cyclase: MPPSKPSNPSSGRSENGPERALPESRENGTELARLEAELEQLKKENARLRALADAPYEAIAFFGADMRCVTANATTLRLFGYESESELLGKHVLEFVAPESREEVSRRFQTEDTRAYELMGLRRNGETFPAEAHGKKGVFNGQPVRISAMRDITRRKQIERELQTAANELEIIFAYSKVGLMLLRGGRWLAKANQALADILGYDTPEKMIGRSMRELHLTEENFQHFGEKYYNALADKALLHIEYRLRRKDGSPVWCMLSGQALDRGAPADLNKGVLWAVDDITRIKTQEQELRALACTDYLTGVHNRRHFLDLASRELKRRKRHGGDCGLLLIDLDRFKDVNDQLGHGAGDAVLKTFARRCCGALREVDIFGRLGGEEFAVLLPGSDLEGARTVAERIREGMSDMETRTPEGNIRVTVSIGVTSTERPVADVEALIARADKALYRAKRLGRDRVEIG; this comes from the coding sequence ATGCCTCCCAGCAAGCCTTCAAACCCGTCTTCCGGGCGCTCCGAAAACGGACCGGAGCGCGCTCTGCCCGAATCCCGCGAAAACGGGACGGAGCTTGCGCGTCTGGAGGCCGAGCTTGAACAGCTGAAAAAGGAAAACGCCCGCCTGCGCGCCCTGGCCGACGCCCCCTACGAAGCCATCGCCTTTTTCGGCGCGGACATGCGCTGCGTGACCGCCAACGCCACCACCCTGCGGCTCTTCGGCTACGAGAGCGAATCCGAGCTGCTGGGCAAACATGTCCTGGAATTCGTGGCCCCGGAATCGAGGGAGGAAGTCTCCCGGCGGTTTCAGACCGAAGACACGCGAGCCTACGAGCTGATGGGCCTGCGCCGCAATGGGGAGACGTTTCCGGCCGAGGCGCACGGCAAGAAAGGCGTCTTCAACGGCCAGCCCGTGCGCATCTCCGCCATGCGCGACATCACCCGGCGCAAGCAGATCGAGCGGGAGCTGCAAACCGCGGCCAACGAGCTGGAAATCATCTTCGCCTACAGCAAGGTCGGGCTGATGCTCCTGCGCGGCGGCCGCTGGCTGGCCAAGGCCAACCAGGCCCTGGCCGACATCCTCGGCTACGACACTCCCGAAAAGATGATCGGGCGGAGCATGCGCGAGCTGCACCTGACCGAGGAAAACTTCCAGCATTTCGGCGAGAAGTACTACAACGCCCTTGCGGACAAGGCCCTGCTGCACATCGAGTACCGCCTGCGCCGCAAGGACGGCAGCCCGGTCTGGTGCATGCTCTCCGGCCAGGCCCTGGACCGGGGCGCCCCCGCGGACCTGAACAAGGGCGTGCTCTGGGCCGTGGACGACATCACCCGCATCAAGACCCAGGAGCAGGAACTGCGCGCCCTGGCCTGCACGGATTACCTCACGGGCGTGCACAACCGCCGCCATTTCCTGGACCTCGCCTCGCGCGAGCTGAAGCGGAGAAAACGCCACGGCGGGGACTGCGGCCTGCTGCTCATCGATCTGGACCGCTTCAAGGACGTCAACGACCAGCTCGGACACGGCGCGGGCGACGCCGTGCTCAAGACCTTTGCCCGGCGCTGCTGCGGCGCGCTGCGCGAAGTGGACATCTTCGGGCGGCTCGGCGGAGAGGAATTCGCCGTGCTCCTGCCCGGATCCGACCTGGAAGGGGCGCGCACCGTGGCCGAGCGCATCCGCGAGGGCATGAGCGACATGGAAACCCGCACCCCCGAAGGCAACATCCGGGTCACGGTGAGCATCGGGGTGACCTCCACCGAGCGCCCCGTGGCCGACGTGGAGGCCCTCATCGCCCGCGCGGACAAGGCCCTCTACCGGGCCAAGCGCCTGGGCCGCGACCGGGTCGAGATCGGCTGA
- a CDS encoding formylglycine-generating enzyme family protein, whose amino-acid sequence MRPLFPAVHLAACLAALLLVCAAPAMAESAKPDPKAPELPVWNDPTTGMEFVLLPGGCFLMGSPQNEPGHEPGEETRQVCVDPFWMGRYEVTRAQFSKFADTAGYVTNAERQGWIRVWEYRWMNVYHEDWREPHFKQGDDEPVLTMDWDDAEAMAAWLSKRGNGRFRLPTEAEWEYAARAGTTTARYWGDAYDERVCANANVGDMTNIAAFGNLSGDPSPAAPCEDGYVFASPVGSFAPNAFGLYDMLGNAQEWCAEENPDDPKLGHMARGGSFLSITDDVRAAKREWINPEYGIYFTLGFRLARDK is encoded by the coding sequence ATGCGTCCCCTGTTCCCCGCCGTTCACCTCGCCGCCTGTCTCGCCGCGCTCTTGCTTGTCTGCGCCGCCCCGGCCATGGCCGAAAGCGCGAAGCCCGATCCGAAGGCTCCGGAGCTGCCCGTCTGGAACGACCCGACCACCGGCATGGAGTTCGTGCTCCTGCCGGGCGGCTGTTTCCTCATGGGCAGTCCGCAGAACGAACCCGGCCACGAACCCGGCGAAGAAACCCGGCAGGTCTGCGTGGACCCGTTCTGGATGGGCCGCTACGAGGTCACGCGGGCGCAGTTTTCCAAATTCGCGGACACGGCGGGGTACGTGACCAATGCCGAGCGCCAGGGCTGGATCCGGGTCTGGGAATACCGCTGGATGAACGTCTACCACGAGGACTGGCGGGAGCCGCACTTCAAGCAGGGCGACGACGAGCCCGTGCTGACCATGGACTGGGACGACGCCGAGGCCATGGCCGCGTGGCTGAGCAAGCGCGGCAACGGACGCTTCCGCCTGCCCACTGAGGCCGAGTGGGAATACGCGGCCCGCGCCGGGACCACCACCGCCCGCTACTGGGGCGACGCCTACGACGAGCGCGTCTGCGCGAACGCCAACGTGGGCGACATGACCAACATCGCCGCCTTCGGCAATCTCTCGGGCGACCCCTCGCCCGCCGCGCCCTGCGAGGACGGCTACGTCTTCGCCTCGCCCGTGGGCAGCTTCGCGCCCAACGCCTTCGGCCTCTACGACATGCTCGGCAACGCCCAGGAGTGGTGCGCGGAGGAAAACCCGGACGATCCCAAGCTGGGCCACATGGCCCGCGGCGGCAGCTTCCTCTCCATCACGGACGACGTGCGCGCGGCCAAGCGCGAATGGATCAACCCGGAATACGGCATCTATTTCACACTGGGCTTCCGGCTCGCGCGCGACAAATAG
- a CDS encoding DMT family transporter: MQQNTRAALLMALTALIWSSGGLVIKLVDLHPMALTGTRSALSALTLLALFRGRLRFSLTPARLGAALGYAGLLITNVVATKLTTAANAILLAYTAPIYVALLAPLFLGEKTRRSDWFCIAATLGGMVLFFLDRLSPAGLWGNAVAVGTGLSYALFTLCMRAQKDASPVESVILGHALTALAGLPFLVHGLPGGEALAGLVYLGIIQQGVSLALYVWAIKRLGALEAILIMTLEPILNPVWVALGYGELPGPWAVLGGIVVVGAVTLRGILGSRRRPPAPQQASA; encoded by the coding sequence TTGCAGCAGAATACGCGCGCGGCCCTGCTCATGGCCCTGACGGCCCTGATCTGGAGCTCCGGCGGGCTGGTCATCAAGCTCGTGGACCTGCACCCCATGGCCCTGACCGGGACGCGCAGCGCGCTCTCCGCCCTGACCCTTCTCGCGCTCTTTCGCGGGCGGCTGCGTTTTTCCCTGACTCCGGCGCGGCTGGGCGCGGCCCTGGGCTACGCGGGCCTGCTGATCACCAACGTGGTCGCCACCAAGCTGACCACCGCGGCCAACGCCATTCTCCTGGCCTACACCGCGCCCATCTACGTGGCCCTGCTCGCGCCGCTCTTCCTGGGCGAGAAGACCCGCCGCTCGGACTGGTTCTGCATCGCCGCAACCCTGGGCGGCATGGTGCTCTTCTTTCTGGACAGGCTTTCGCCCGCCGGGCTTTGGGGCAACGCGGTCGCCGTGGGCACGGGCCTTTCCTACGCCCTGTTCACCCTCTGCATGCGCGCCCAGAAGGACGCCTCCCCCGTGGAATCCGTGATCCTGGGCCACGCGCTCACGGCCCTGGCGGGCCTGCCCTTTCTGGTCCACGGCCTGCCCGGCGGCGAGGCCCTGGCCGGGCTGGTCTACCTCGGCATAATCCAGCAGGGCGTGTCCCTGGCGCTCTATGTCTGGGCCATCAAGCGGCTCGGCGCGCTGGAGGCCATCCTGATCATGACCCTGGAACCGATCCTGAATCCGGTCTGGGTCGCCCTCGGCTACGGCGAGCTGCCCGGCCCCTGGGCCGTGCTCGGCGGGATCGTGGTCGTGGGGGCCGTGACCCTGCGGGGAATCCTGGGTTCCCGGCGCAGGCCGCCCGCCCCGCAGCAAGCCTCGGCCTGA
- a CDS encoding YifB family Mg chelatase-like AAA ATPase — protein MLARATAAALLGIDAFEVALEADLSRSGLPAFTLVGLPDGVVREAKERVFTALRNRGFKLPPARITVNLAPADVRKEGSAYDLPLAVALVAASGMLDPEKLEGWYMAGELSLTGELRPVTGVLPMAVQARAAGAKGLILPMENAGEAAVVQGLDVYPLADLGQAVRFLNGEEALEPAAVDIDALWDERSECLLDFSEVKGQEHAKRAVEIAAAGGHNLLFIGPPGSGKTMLAQRIPSVLPPLAFDEALEVTKIYSVAGELPRKRSLMVARPFRSPHHTISDVGLVGGGHYPRPGEVSMAHRGVLFLDELPEFKKHALEVLRQPLEDGRVSISRSLVTLTYPADFMLVAAMNPCPCGYQGDERHECSCSRRSVDNYRARLSGPLLDRIDLQVEVPAVPWKDLSRTRGSVDSATMRDRVLAARKVQAARYADLPENRRIRTNAELSGAALERHCALDDAGREFLGKAVKTLGLSARAYTRILRIARTIADLDGAERILTTCLAEAINYRSLDRIK, from the coding sequence ATGCTCGCACGCGCCACTGCCGCCGCCCTGCTCGGAATCGACGCCTTTGAAGTCGCCCTGGAAGCGGACCTCTCCCGGTCCGGTCTGCCCGCCTTCACCCTCGTGGGCCTGCCGGACGGCGTTGTCCGCGAGGCCAAGGAGCGCGTCTTCACCGCGCTGCGCAACCGGGGCTTCAAGCTGCCGCCCGCGCGCATCACCGTGAACCTCGCCCCGGCGGACGTGCGCAAGGAGGGCAGCGCCTACGACCTGCCCCTGGCCGTGGCCCTGGTGGCGGCTTCCGGCATGCTCGACCCGGAAAAGCTCGAAGGCTGGTACATGGCCGGGGAGCTTTCGCTCACGGGCGAGCTGCGCCCCGTGACCGGAGTCCTGCCCATGGCCGTGCAGGCGCGGGCCGCCGGAGCCAAGGGGCTGATCCTGCCCATGGAAAACGCGGGCGAAGCCGCCGTGGTCCAGGGACTGGACGTGTATCCCCTGGCGGACCTGGGCCAGGCCGTGCGCTTCCTGAACGGCGAGGAAGCGCTGGAGCCCGCCGCCGTGGACATCGACGCGCTCTGGGACGAGCGCAGCGAATGCCTGCTCGACTTCAGCGAGGTCAAGGGACAGGAGCACGCCAAGCGCGCCGTGGAAATTGCGGCCGCAGGCGGCCACAACCTGCTTTTCATCGGTCCTCCCGGCTCCGGCAAGACCATGCTCGCCCAGCGCATCCCCTCGGTGCTGCCGCCCCTGGCGTTCGACGAGGCCCTGGAAGTGACCAAAATCTATTCCGTCGCCGGGGAGCTGCCGCGCAAGCGCTCGCTGATGGTGGCCCGGCCCTTTCGCAGCCCGCACCACACCATCTCGGACGTGGGCCTCGTGGGCGGCGGGCATTACCCCCGGCCCGGCGAGGTTTCCATGGCCCACCGGGGCGTGCTCTTCCTCGACGAGCTGCCGGAATTCAAGAAGCACGCCCTGGAGGTGCTGCGCCAGCCCCTGGAGGACGGGCGCGTGTCCATCTCGCGCTCCCTCGTGACCCTGACCTACCCGGCGGACTTCATGCTCGTGGCGGCCATGAACCCCTGCCCCTGCGGCTACCAGGGCGACGAACGGCACGAGTGCTCCTGCTCGCGCCGCAGCGTGGACAACTACCGCGCGCGGCTTTCCGGCCCGCTGCTCGACCGCATCGACCTTCAGGTGGAGGTGCCCGCCGTGCCCTGGAAAGACCTCAGCCGCACGCGCGGCAGCGTGGACTCGGCCACCATGCGCGACCGGGTGCTGGCCGCGCGCAAGGTCCAGGCCGCGCGCTACGCGGACCTGCCGGAAAACCGGCGCATCCGCACCAATGCCGAGCTTTCCGGCGCGGCCCTGGAGCGGCATTGCGCCCTGGACGACGCCGGGCGGGAATTTCTGGGCAAGGCCGTGAAGACCCTGGGGCTTTCGGCGCGGGCCTACACCCGCATCCTGCGCATCGCCCGGACCATAGCGGACCTGGACGGCGCGGAGAGGATATTGACAACATGCTTAGCAGAAGCTATTAACTATAGATCACTAGACCGAATAAAATAG
- a CDS encoding P-loop ATPase, Sll1717 family — protein sequence MKNLTTLQQFFLSGTAEGDSQFLNRVFVPSEQLAELLSIPAGSPRLLIGNKGIGKTALLSYLNSIAKKYCVPTLLLAPDDLNYSNLGNNNDIATIKRILYNSLVHSVSKCIGTQLKGLLSADEKIIYDTAIAEGLTKPDLITNLASLLPKIGAEILKINSNSFAFDLGGNRGGEALALSVKKYLMSSNKLFFLFLDDIDQISSPDSSANLNRIWGLLLAARKLVQQNIQIRCIISVRTEVWTRLVSDDAGQRDQVDHFQPLVINLKASDDYIHSIIYKRIKIAAEELGYNAEDPWSCFFSTKEVTLPKSKETRKWGNFIIKSARQRPRDAIQLVHFLAKTALSIGHSHISDATIESSLVQYSTGAARYLVGEVGTDCNNFMEVIRSFADLDTFSIPFEKLKKHLSSMPSRFSLTIRGITLGNDRDNDFFTLLALLHESGFINPRVKDNSMPRGYNHITFFDDPYLVNRSRLNQLQQTLSWDIHPAFRSFLLDIQKDRFHA from the coding sequence ATGAAAAATCTGACGACTCTTCAGCAATTTTTTTTAAGCGGTACTGCCGAAGGTGACTCTCAATTTCTAAATCGAGTTTTTGTCCCATCTGAGCAGTTGGCTGAACTTCTTTCGATCCCAGCAGGCAGCCCTAGGCTTTTAATCGGAAACAAAGGCATCGGTAAAACGGCACTTCTTTCGTATTTAAACTCGATTGCTAAAAAGTACTGCGTCCCTACATTATTACTGGCTCCAGACGATCTAAATTATAGCAATCTCGGCAACAATAATGACATCGCCACGATAAAGCGCATATTATATAATTCATTGGTACACAGTGTGTCCAAATGCATCGGAACCCAGTTAAAAGGATTACTCTCTGCAGATGAAAAAATAATATATGATACAGCAATTGCTGAGGGGCTTACTAAACCGGATCTGATCACGAACCTCGCTTCCTTGCTTCCCAAGATAGGAGCAGAAATTTTAAAAATCAATTCAAACAGCTTCGCTTTTGATCTTGGAGGGAATCGAGGAGGAGAAGCCTTGGCACTTTCTGTTAAAAAATACTTAATGTCCTCCAACAAACTTTTCTTTCTCTTCTTGGATGACATTGATCAAATTTCTTCGCCTGACTCCAGTGCAAACCTTAACCGCATATGGGGCCTACTCCTTGCTGCCAGGAAACTTGTTCAACAGAATATACAAATTCGTTGTATTATATCTGTTCGTACTGAAGTATGGACGCGACTTGTCTCTGACGATGCGGGGCAACGGGATCAAGTTGATCATTTTCAACCACTTGTCATCAACCTCAAAGCCAGTGATGATTACATTCACAGCATTATATACAAAAGAATTAAAATTGCAGCAGAAGAGCTAGGATATAATGCTGAAGACCCTTGGAGTTGCTTTTTCTCTACAAAAGAAGTCACACTCCCAAAAAGTAAGGAAACCCGAAAATGGGGGAACTTCATTATCAAATCGGCAAGACAAAGGCCAAGAGATGCAATACAGCTTGTGCATTTCTTAGCAAAGACAGCTTTGAGCATTGGACACTCACATATTTCTGATGCAACGATCGAATCTTCATTGGTGCAATATTCCACTGGGGCTGCACGATATTTAGTTGGCGAAGTTGGAACCGATTGTAACAATTTTATGGAGGTGATTAGATCCTTCGCAGACCTAGATACCTTCTCTATTCCTTTTGAAAAATTAAAAAAACACCTCTCCTCGATGCCCTCCAGATTCAGTCTCACAATACGAGGAATTACCCTTGGCAATGATCGTGATAATGACTTTTTTACTTTATTAGCTCTTTTACACGAATCTGGCTTTATTAATCCGCGTGTCAAAGATAACTCTATGCCACGAGGCTACAATCACATCACCTTTTTCGATGACCCATACCTAGTCAATCGTTCCCGTCTTAACCAATTGCAACAGACTCTATCGTGGGATATTCACCCTGCTTTTCGTTCATTCCTTTTAGATATTCAAAAAGATCGATTCCATGCTTAG
- a CDS encoding single stranded DNA-binding domain-containing protein, whose amino-acid sequence MQPGVVVLDNEVVTLLETPQGLEYVKEQWPEAPSRGSLRTLDVGSGMYLLQMRQEGRNGYCFMRPLPGGFVFCETPRSKSRPYEKAVKRAETQEQFREAMQALIDFMLREAQEESEYVFRYVDEETALARLPGRTRLVSCLYRGESVLRDGARLAHGRGEAWLPDGSRRVLGEFVDGVAEGDRVEIENGVAREWRGGVVTVYAAKP is encoded by the coding sequence TTGCAACCCGGCGTCGTGGTCCTGGACAACGAAGTCGTGACGCTGCTGGAGACGCCGCAAGGGCTGGAGTACGTCAAGGAGCAATGGCCCGAGGCGCCGAGCCGCGGAAGCTTGCGGACGCTGGACGTCGGCAGCGGCATGTATCTGTTGCAGATGCGGCAGGAGGGAAGGAACGGCTATTGCTTTATGCGTCCGCTGCCCGGCGGGTTCGTTTTTTGCGAAACGCCCCGCAGCAAGTCCCGGCCGTACGAGAAGGCCGTGAAGCGGGCCGAGACGCAGGAGCAGTTCCGGGAGGCCATGCAGGCGCTCATCGATTTCATGCTGCGCGAGGCGCAGGAGGAGTCGGAATACGTGTTCCGCTACGTGGACGAGGAAACGGCGCTGGCGCGGCTGCCCGGCAGGACGCGGCTGGTTTCCTGCCTCTACCGCGGGGAAAGCGTGCTCCGCGACGGCGCGCGCCTGGCCCACGGCCGGGGCGAGGCCTGGCTTCCGGACGGGTCGCGGCGCGTGCTCGGCGAATTCGTGGACGGCGTGGCCGAGGGCGACCGCGTGGAGATTGAAAACGGCGTGGCGCGGGAGTGGCGCGGCGGGGTCGTGACCGTGTACGCGGCCAAGCCGTGA
- the msrB gene encoding peptide-methionine (R)-S-oxide reductase MsrB encodes MKTTLILTLALGALAIGALAPGGFRTGRAMAGVADRIPNRDRLKTAVFAGGCFWCTESDFEKVPGVVEVISGYTGGQVKNPSYGQVSSGDTGHLESIQVWYDPDKVGYEFLLDWFWRHVDPTDAGGSFVDRGEQYASAIFYADAEQKRLAEESKARLEASGVLSKPVVTPILPLGTFYEAEDYHQDYHKEHSLKYEFYRYRSGRDDFLDTTWGDRKDSLSPVLSEGYVKPGEAELRKMLTPLQYRVTQEEGTEKPFDNAYWDNHEQGIYVDLLSGEPLFSSTDKFDSGTGWPSFTRPLEPDNIVTREDRKLFSVRTEVRSRQGDNHLGHVFDDGPAPTGLRYCMNSAALRFVPKAELEKQGYGKYLELFN; translated from the coding sequence ATGAAGACGACCCTCATTCTGACGCTCGCACTGGGCGCGCTGGCCATAGGAGCCTTGGCTCCCGGCGGTTTCCGGACCGGCCGGGCCATGGCCGGAGTCGCCGACAGGATTCCGAACCGCGACAGGCTCAAGACAGCCGTATTCGCCGGAGGCTGCTTCTGGTGCACGGAATCCGATTTCGAAAAGGTGCCCGGCGTGGTCGAGGTCATTTCCGGATACACCGGCGGTCAAGTGAAGAACCCCAGCTACGGCCAGGTCTCCTCCGGCGACACGGGACATCTCGAGTCCATCCAGGTCTGGTATGATCCGGACAAGGTCGGCTACGAATTCCTGCTGGACTGGTTCTGGCGGCACGTGGATCCCACGGACGCCGGAGGATCGTTCGTGGACCGGGGCGAGCAGTACGCCTCGGCCATCTTCTACGCGGATGCGGAGCAGAAGCGCCTGGCCGAGGAATCCAAGGCCCGCCTGGAGGCGTCCGGAGTATTGTCCAAGCCCGTGGTCACGCCCATTCTGCCGCTCGGCACGTTCTACGAAGCCGAGGACTACCACCAGGACTACCACAAGGAGCACTCCCTGAAGTACGAATTCTACCGCTACCGTTCCGGGCGGGACGACTTCCTGGACACGACCTGGGGCGACCGCAAGGACAGCCTCTCCCCGGTGCTTTCCGAGGGATACGTCAAGCCGGGCGAGGCTGAACTGCGCAAGATGCTGACCCCGCTGCAATACAGGGTCACGCAGGAGGAAGGCACGGAAAAGCCCTTTGACAACGCCTATTGGGACAACCATGAGCAAGGCATCTACGTGGACCTGCTCTCGGGCGAGCCGCTGTTCAGCTCCACGGACAAGTTCGACTCCGGCACGGGCTGGCCGAGCTTCACGAGGCCCCTGGAACCGGACAACATCGTCACCCGCGAGGACCGCAAGCTCTTCTCCGTGCGCACCGAGGTGCGCAGCAGGCAGGGAGACAACCATCTCGGACACGTCTTCGACGACGGTCCCGCGCCCACAGGCCTGCGCTACTGCATGAACTCGGCGGCGCTGCGCTTCGTGCCCAAGGCGGAGCTGGAAAAGCAGGGCTACGGCAAGTATCTGGAACTGTTCAATTGA
- a CDS encoding substrate-binding periplasmic protein has translation MSGFMVELVQEALRRTGGQGTIKLLPWIRGYMEAKTDPDSAIFPVYRIAEREQDFLWSEPLLKAKWILYRRKGSLIRLSSLEDARGLDRIAVSGGDARMVYMESRGFSNLQVVPVDVFGWKMLVDGRVDLVAGSNLSSLILDPEYTVLMPKVEPALVMDEYTLNIAFCAKADPELVRSWNAVLRGMVRDGTYAALYRRYFQTDEFSPYPLPPVN, from the coding sequence ATGAGCGGGTTCATGGTGGAACTCGTGCAGGAGGCCCTGCGCCGGACCGGGGGCCAGGGGACGATCAAGCTGCTGCCCTGGATACGCGGCTACATGGAAGCGAAAACCGATCCGGATTCCGCGATTTTCCCCGTGTACCGCATTGCCGAGCGCGAGCAGGACTTCCTCTGGAGCGAGCCGCTCCTCAAGGCGAAATGGATTCTCTACAGGCGCAAAGGCTCGCTGATCCGGCTCTCCAGCCTGGAGGACGCCAGGGGCCTCGACAGAATCGCGGTGTCCGGCGGGGACGCGCGCATGGTCTACATGGAAAGCCGGGGCTTCTCCAATCTCCAGGTGGTGCCCGTGGACGTCTTCGGCTGGAAAATGCTGGTGGACGGCCGGGTCGATCTCGTGGCCGGGTCCAACCTCTCCTCCCTTATCCTGGATCCGGAGTATACCGTCCTGATGCCCAAGGTGGAGCCCGCCCTGGTCATGGACGAATACACGCTCAACATCGCCTTCTGCGCCAAGGCGGATCCGGAGCTGGTCCGGTCCTGGAACGCCGTCCTGCGCGGCATGGTCCGGGACGGGACCTATGCCGCGCTCTACCGCCGATATTTCCAAACGGACGAATTCTCGCCCTATCCTCTGCCTCCGGTCAATTGA